One Chlorobaculum limnaeum genomic window carries:
- the ppk1 gene encoding polyphosphate kinase 1, which yields MGETTSDTLLSGALPLPVNANGKEHPQHFTDPSLYLNRELSWLHFNRRVLDEAIRPGEHPLIERAKFIAIFSSNLDEFFMIRVAGIEKQVEAGIRKKTIDGFTPSEQLERIRAEVLAQLELRNACLYGDILPALAAEGITIARFDDLSAGEREALNAYFRKEIYPVLTPLAFDTGHPFPFMSNLSLNLAIELDDIEHGNLKFARVKVPSVLPRLLKLNDIEGLGGDPACLRFLWIEELIQHNLALLFPTMEIVQSHQFRIIRDADIEIEEDEAGDLLQTIEKGVRSRRYGNVVRLDINPEMPEFVRQLLINNLEIEERNVYEIDGALGLGCLMELLKIERPSLRDEPFIPFNLFEEQRNGDIFSAIGEGDLLFYHPYDSFQPVVDFIDRAASDPDVLSIKQTLYRVGGNSPIVKSLMKAAELGKQVAVLVELKARFDEENNIVWARALEDVGAHVIYGLPGLKTHAKLTLVVRREAQGLRRYLHLGTGNYNPATGKLYTDYSFFTDDDRLACEVSELFNALTGYFRYTDYHHLLVSPINTRKRIIEMIGREIDLAGKEGGGRIMMKMNSLVDPATIQALYRASCAGVRIDLVVRGICCLKPGIPGVSENIRVVSIIGRYLEHSRAYWFSNGGKPELYLGSADLMPRNLDDRVETLFPIFDPALVERVKNDLELQLADNLKAWKIEPCGNCTPLRNDAPEVNSQERFMKRRTQKKKKTGIKGRLSMN from the coding sequence ATGGGCGAAACCACTTCAGACACGCTCCTCTCCGGAGCGCTTCCGCTGCCAGTAAATGCCAACGGCAAGGAGCATCCTCAGCACTTCACCGACCCGTCGCTCTACCTCAACCGGGAATTGAGCTGGCTGCATTTCAACCGCCGCGTGCTCGACGAAGCGATCCGGCCCGGTGAGCATCCGCTCATCGAACGCGCCAAGTTCATCGCCATTTTCAGCTCCAACCTCGACGAGTTTTTCATGATCCGCGTCGCGGGCATCGAAAAGCAGGTCGAAGCCGGAATCCGCAAAAAAACCATCGACGGCTTCACGCCATCCGAGCAGCTCGAACGCATCCGGGCGGAGGTACTCGCGCAGCTCGAACTGCGCAACGCCTGCCTCTACGGCGACATCCTGCCCGCGCTCGCCGCGGAGGGGATCACCATCGCGCGCTTCGACGACCTCTCTGCCGGGGAGCGCGAGGCGCTGAACGCATACTTCCGCAAGGAGATATATCCCGTGCTCACGCCGCTGGCGTTCGATACCGGCCATCCGTTCCCCTTCATGTCGAACCTCTCGCTGAACCTGGCCATCGAACTCGACGACATCGAACACGGCAATCTGAAGTTCGCCCGCGTCAAGGTGCCGAGCGTGCTGCCGCGCCTGTTGAAACTCAACGATATCGAGGGGCTGGGCGGCGACCCCGCGTGCCTGCGATTTCTCTGGATCGAGGAGCTGATCCAGCATAACCTCGCGCTCCTCTTTCCGACGATGGAGATCGTGCAGTCGCACCAGTTCCGCATCATCCGGGACGCCGATATCGAGATCGAGGAGGACGAAGCAGGCGACCTGTTGCAAACCATCGAAAAGGGGGTACGCTCCCGGCGTTACGGCAACGTCGTGCGGCTCGACATCAACCCCGAAATGCCGGAGTTCGTACGGCAGTTGCTGATAAACAACCTCGAAATCGAGGAGCGAAATGTCTACGAAATCGACGGCGCTCTCGGCCTCGGCTGCCTGATGGAGCTGCTGAAAATCGAACGGCCGTCGCTCAGGGACGAGCCGTTCATTCCGTTCAACCTGTTCGAGGAGCAGCGAAACGGCGATATTTTCAGCGCCATCGGCGAGGGCGACCTGCTCTTCTATCATCCCTACGACTCGTTCCAGCCGGTGGTCGATTTTATCGACCGGGCGGCGAGCGACCCCGACGTGCTCTCCATCAAGCAGACCCTCTACCGGGTCGGCGGCAACTCCCCCATCGTCAAATCGCTGATGAAGGCCGCCGAGCTGGGCAAGCAGGTGGCCGTGCTGGTGGAGCTGAAAGCGCGGTTCGACGAGGAGAACAACATCGTGTGGGCTCGAGCGCTCGAAGATGTCGGGGCGCATGTGATCTACGGCCTGCCCGGCCTGAAAACCCACGCCAAGCTCACGCTCGTGGTGCGCCGCGAAGCTCAGGGCCTCAGGCGCTATCTGCACCTCGGCACAGGCAACTACAACCCGGCAACCGGCAAGCTCTACACCGACTACAGCTTTTTCACCGACGACGACCGGCTCGCCTGCGAAGTATCCGAACTGTTCAACGCGCTCACCGGCTACTTCAGATATACTGATTATCACCATCTTCTGGTCTCGCCGATCAACACGAGAAAGCGGATCATCGAAATGATCGGGCGCGAAATCGACCTGGCTGGAAAGGAGGGCGGCGGCAGGATCATGATGAAGATGAACTCGCTGGTCGATCCAGCCACCATCCAGGCGCTCTACCGGGCCTCCTGCGCGGGAGTGCGGATCGACCTCGTCGTGCGGGGCATCTGTTGCCTCAAGCCAGGCATTCCGGGCGTGAGCGAGAACATCAGGGTCGTCAGCATCATCGGCCGCTACCTCGAACACAGCCGTGCCTACTGGTTCTCGAACGGAGGCAAGCCGGAGCTGTACCTCGGCAGCGCCGACCTCATGCCGCGAAACCTCGACGACCGCGTCGAGACGCTCTTTCCGATCTTCGATCCCGCGCTGGTGGAACGGGTCAAAAACGACCTCGAACTTCAGCTCGCCGACAACCTCAAGGCATGGAAGATCGAACCATGCGGCAACTGCACGCCTCTCCGCAATGACGCGCCGGAGGTCAACAGCCAGGAGCGTTTCATGAAACGCCGCACGCAGAAGAAAAAAAAGACCGGCATCAAGGGGCGCTTGAGCATGAACTGA